The bacterium genome contains the following window.
AGGGATGCAAAAAGAAAAAAAACTTTCAAGATTTTTAATTGACAGGAAAATTCCAGTTTACAAAAGGGATAAAATTTTAATTTTTCAATCAAAAAATGAAATAATGTGGGTCTGTGGAGTTGAAATATCTGAAAAGTTCAAAATTACAGAAGAAACAAAAAAAATATTGAAAATAAAAGTAAATGTATAAAATTTTGCTGTAACTTTTTAAACTTACGGATGTATTCTTTCTCTTTACTCCCACTCTATCGTGGCAGGTGGTTTAGAAGTTATATCATAAACAACTCTATTAACTCCTTTTCCTTCATTAACAATTCTTGTTGAAATTCTATCAAGGACTCTGAAAGGGATTTTTGCCCAATCAGCAGTCATACCATCAGTGCTTTTTACAACTCTTATTGCAATTACATTTTCATAAGTTCTTTTATCTCCCATAACTCCAACTGTTTTTATTGGTAGTAAAACGGCAAATGCCTGCCAGATAGAGTTATAAAGAGATGCTTTTTTAATTTCATCTTCTACAATTGTATCTGCCTTCTTTAAAATTTCAAGGAGATGTTTATTTACACTACCTATTATTCTAACGGCAAGACCAGGTCCTGGGAAAGGATGTCTATTTATTATAAAATCAGGGATATTTATCTCTTTTGCAATTTTTCTCACTTCATCTTTAAATAAAAATCTAAATGGTTCAACGAGAGAAAATTTTAGTTTTTCTGGCAGTCCTCCTACATTATGATGTGTTTTTATCCTTGCAGTTGGCCCACCAAATGCAGGAATACTTTCAATTACATCTGGATATAAAGTTCCCTGTGCTAAAAACTTTGCGCCAAATTCTTTTGCTTCTTTTTCAAAAATTTTTATAAAGGTATTTCCAATTATTTTTCGTTTTTTTTCAGGGTCGGCAACATTTTTTAGTTGTTTTAAAAAAATTTCACCTGCATCAATATATTTCAAATTAACCTTTTTCTGAAACCACTTAACTATTTTTTCTTTTTCTCCCTTTCTTAATAGCCCATTATCAACAAATATACTTAATGATTTTTCTTTACAAACATCTTGAAGTATTAAAGAAAGTGTTGAAGAATCAACTCCTCCACTTAATCCACATATAATTTTTTCATCTCCTACTTTTTCTTTTATTTCTTTTTTTATTTTTTCAAGAATTATTCTATAATTCCATTTAGGTTCTAATTTACATATTTTGAAAAGAAAATTACTTATTATTTTTTTACCTTCTTCTGTATGAGTAACTTCTGGATGAAATTGTAGCCCATATATTTTTTTATTTTTATCTCTTATTGCTGTTATGGGAGATATTTGTGTTCTACCAATTACTTTAAAATTCTTTCCTGCTCTTTTTACAATATCCCAATGACTCATCCAGACAATTGTTTTTTCTCTTAAATTATTAAAAA
Protein-coding sequences here:
- the tilS gene encoding tRNA lysidine(34) synthetase TilS → GMQKEKKLSRFLIDRKIPVYKRDKILIFQSKNEIMWVCGVEISEKFKITEETKKILKIKVNV
- the guaA gene encoding glutamine-hydrolyzing GMP synthase, with protein sequence MVGVIDFGSQYTQLIARRVREMNVYSEIFLPNIKIETLKEKDIKAIILSGGPGHIQKGIYKFDERIFDGSFYILGICYGMQLISEFFSGKVEEGKKREYGKTIFYPDRKEELFNNLREKTIVWMSHWDIVKRAGKNFKVIGRTQISPITAIRDKNKKIYGLQFHPEVTHTEEGKKIISNFLFKICKLEPKWNYRIILEKIKKEIKEKVGDEKIICGLSGGVDSSTLSLILQDVCKEKSLSIFVDNGLLRKGEKEKIVKWFQKKVNLKYIDAGEIFLKQLKNVADPEKKRKIIGNTFIKIFEKEAKEFGAKFLAQGTLYPDVIESIPAFGGPTARIKTHHNVGGLPEKLKFSLVEPFRFLFKDEVRKIAKEINIPDFIINRHPFPGPGLAVRIIGSVNKHLLEILKKADTIVEDEIKKASLYNSIWQAFAVLLPIKTVGVMGDKRTYENVIAIRVVKSTDGMTADWAKIPFRVLDRISTRIVNEGKGVNRVVYDITSKPPATIEWE